The sequence GGCAACGCGGGCGACATATCGGTAGGTGGCCATGCACCCTCCTCTCGCAGACTCTGCGGGTTCAACGTGGCGAGTGGGCCAGGGTCCACACGCCATGTGGCGACTTGCCCACCTTGACCTGGCGAACCACTTTTTTCTCCACCATGTCGATGACGCTGAGCTTGCGTGCCCAGCGCGAGGACAGATAGATATAGCGGCGGTCCGTGGTCACGTCCATGCAGTCCGGGCCGCCCGGTGCCGGGTAGTTGTCCGCCACGGTGTGGCTGAGCATATCGATCTTGCTGATGGTGTTGGCCACGCGGTTGCTCACCAGCAGGTGACGGCTATCGCCCAGAGCGCGGAAAGCGTGCGCGCCCTTGCCCGTGGGGATTTGCCCCACCCGCTTGGCCGGCGTGGCCGCAGCGCCCGGGGTGATGCTGAACACCTCGACGCCATCGCTGCCGGTCAGGCCGATAAAGATGAACTTGCCGTCCGGGCTGCCATACAGATCGGCCGGCATGGTGCCCGTGGGCACGCGCCACAGCAGCTTTTGCGTGGCGATGTCGATGGCCACCAGCTCATCGCTGTCCTGCATGGTGGAGTAGATGGTGGTGCTCTTGGCGTCGATCCACAGGTGGCTGGGCGTCTTGCCGGTGCTGATGCGCTGCACCAGCTGCGGGTTGCTGCCATCCCAGCGGTAGATGTCCACATGGTTCAAGCGGTTGGCCGCAGTGACGAACCACTTCATGTCCGGCGAGAAGCGCAGGTGATAGGGATCGACAATGTCGCGCACGGTGCGCTGGATGGCGGCCGTGCGGGGGTCGACAAAGGTCAGCGAGTCGCCCGTGGCATTGGCCACGATGATGGATTTCTCATCCGGCGTCAGATACAGGTGGTGCGGCTCCTTGCCCGTGGGCAGGCGCGCGGTCTCGGCCCAGGTGTTGGGGTCGATGACGCTGATGGTGGCGTCCAGCGAGTTGAGCACGAACACGGGCGGCAGTTTGGCACCCGCAGCGGCGGCGGGTGCAGACGCGGGCGTGCCTGCTGCCCCGGTGGCTGCGGCCCCTGGAAGTGCGGCCAGGGCCGGGGAAGAGATTGCACCCAGCAGCCACGACAGGCTTTGACGTTTGGAACGAGAGACCACCACAGAGACACCACTTTCAAAAATGAGCCCGCAGTGTATGCCTGCTGTTACGACTTGGATACAAGCTTGAATGCATGACCCGGGCATCGCGCATTTTCACGACAGCGCAGCATTGCCCATGGTGCAGCACACCGCCGCGCAGCGCCATGCGGCGGGCAATGCCAATGGCGTCAAAACAGGCAAGTATTCTGCATTTATAGCTACCAATTAAATAGCATCAATCGCCTATGCATGGCGACTTTCAAAGCCCTTCTTGGCTTAAATCACCAACACAGCAGCACAGGCCGCTCACTTTTTGCTATACGCACCCAAGCTGCGGTGGATCGGCACCACAGCGGGCACAAAAAAAGCCCCTTGCGGGGCTTTCAGCATGAGGCCAGAGGCTCAGACCTTCCACTTCTCCAGCAGCTTGGCCGGAGTCAGATTGTCGTAGTTCTCGAAGGGCTGGTGAATCCATGGATTCGTGGGCAGATCTTCCACCGAGTAGTCGGCGTGGAAGGTCGACAGGCCCTTGGTCCAGACCACGGCGGTGCGCAGCTCGGTGATCGGGGGGTAGTTGTCCTTGAGCATCTTGACCACGGCATTCAGCGTCACGCCGGAATCGGCCAGATCGTCCACCAGCAGCACACGGCCGGCGATCTCGCCCTTGGGCGTGGCGATGAAACGGCCGATGTCCAGATGGCCACGCACCGTGCCGGCTTCGGCGCGGTAGGAGCTGGTGGACATGATGGCCAGGGGCTTGTCAAAAATGCGGCTCAGGATGTCACCGGGGCGCAGGCCGCCACGGGCCAGGCACAAAATGGTGTCGAACTCCCAGGCGGACTGGTGGATCTTGATGGCCAGCTTTTCAATCAGGCCGTGGTATTCGTCGTAGCTGACGTACAGGTGCTTGCCGTCTTCAGTCAACATAAGGTTGGCTCCGGTATTTCGCGTGTTGAATGGTGAGAAGGTGCGCACCGCTTTAAGCAGCGCTGTAGGGGTTGTGCATCAGGATGGTGTGATCACGGTCGGGGCTGGTGGACACCATGGCAATGGGCACGCCCGTCACTTCCTGGATGCGGTCCAGATAACGGCGCGCATTCACCGGCAGCTTGTCGTAGTCGGTCACACCCACGGTGGAGTCGGTCCAGCCGGGGATGGATTCATAGATGGGCTTGCAGCGCTCGATGTCGTCCGCACCCAGGGGCAGCAGATCGATCTTCTCGCCATCCAGCTCGTAGCCCACGCACAGCTGCAGCTCTTCGATGCCGTCCAGCACATCCAGCTTGGTGATGCACAGGCCCGACAGGCCATTGATCTGGGCCGAACGCTTGAGCAGCGCGGCGTCAAACCAGCCGCAGCGGCGCGAACGGCCGGTGGTCACACCCTTTTCGGCGCCCACGGTGCTCATCACATAGCCGGGGGTGCCTTCCTTTTCCCATTCCAGCTCGGTGGGGAAAGGACCGCCGCCCACGCGGGTGCAGTAAGCCTTGGTGATGCCCAGCACATAGTGCAGCATGCCCGGGCCCACGCCCGCACCAGCGGCCGCATTGCCGGCCACGCAGTTGGACGAGGTGACATAGGGGTAGGTGCCGTGGTCCACGTCCAGCAGCGTGCCTTGTGCGCCTTCAAACAGCAGGTTGCTGCCCTGGGCATGTGCATCGTTGAGCTCACGCGAAACGTCGGCGATCATGGGCTTGAGCAGCTCGGCGTGGCGCATGGCTTCTTCGTACACCACATCGAACTGCACTTCGCCGTTCTGCATGTAGGGGGCCAGCGCAGCAGGGAACTCCAGCTTTTGCGAGCCCAGCACGTTCACCAGAATGTGGTTGTGCAGGTTCAGCAGCTCGCGCAGCTTGGTGGCAAAGCGCTCGGGGTGCTTCAGGTCCTGCACGCGCAGCGCACGGCGGGCGATCTTGTCTTCATAGGCCGGGCCAATGCCCTTGCCGGTGGTGCCGATTTTCTGCACACCGCCTTGTTCGCGGGCCGCTTCGCGGGCCAGGTCCAGCGCCTGGTGGAAGGGCAGGATCAGCGGGCAGGCTTCGGACACGCGCAGGCGGTTGCGCACCTGCACGCCGGCCTTTTCCAGGCCTTCGATTTCTTCAAACAGCTTGCCGGCAGCCAGCACCACGCCGTTGCCGATGTAGCACTTCACGCCGGGGCGCATGATGCCGCTGGGAATCAGGTGCAGCGCCGTCTTCACGCCATTGATCACCAGGGTGTGGCCTGCATTGTGGCCGCCTTGGAAGCGCACCACGCCTTGGGCGCTTTCGGTCAACCAGTCGACCAGCTTGCCCTTGCCTTCGTCACCCCATTGGGTGCCGACCACGACCACATTGCGACCTTTGCTTGCTTTCATAGTCTATATCCGTTGAATTGGAAAAATGCCTCAGATGGCTTGTACGACCCATTGCCCGGCACGCAGCACAAGCTCCCGATCGCAGTGGAATTCATCAACTTCGCTCCCATGGCCCGGCAGCACGCAGACCACGGTCTCGCCCTGGGCGCGCAAGGCTGCAATAGCCTGCGCCTGGCTGGCATCGCTGGCCCCCCAGGGGGCACGCACAGCGGCCTTGAGCGGCCGGTTGGGCACCACGGCCACCAGCTGCTTGACGTCGAGCGAGAAACCGGCCGCAGGACGGTTGCGGCCAAACACGGCCCCCACCTCGTCATAGCGGCCGCCGCGCACCAGCGCATCGCTGGCACCCGGGGCATACACCGCATAGCGTGTGCCGCTGTAATAGTCATAGCCGCGCATATCGGCCAGGTCCACCGTCACCTGCACGCTTTGTGGCAACTGGGCGGCAAACCATTTGAGATGCTGGAGCACATGCTGGGTGCCGGGCACACGGGCCAGCACCTTCTCGGCCTCATCCAGCACGCTCACATCGCCATACAGCTGCAGCAAGGCCTGCAGGCCTTCGCGCGAAGCCTGGGGGAAGCTGCGGGTGATGGCGGCCAGGCTGGCGGCATCCTTGGCTGCCAGTGCCGTGTAGACACGCTGCAGCACGCTGGGATCCACCAGCACCCCTGCCAGCAGGCTGCGCACAATGCGCACATCCGCCAAATCCAGAATGAAGTGCCCCACCTGGGCGCTGTGCAGACAGGCCAGCGCCAGCTGCAGGGCTTCGAGGTCGGCTTCCGGGCCGGCATGGCCATAGATTTCCGCACCGAACTGCAGAGGCTCACGCGTGGCGCGGGGACGGTCCGGCGTGGTGTGCAGCACAGGGCCGCAGTAGCACAGTCGGGTGACGCCCTGGCGGTTGAGCAGGTGGGCGTCGATGCGGGCCACCTGCTGCGTCGTGTCGGCGCGCAGGCCCAGCGTGCGGCCGGACAGCTGGTCCACCAGCTTGAACGTTTGCAGGCTGACCGCCTCACCCGAGCCGGTCAACAGCGACTCCAGGTACTCCAGCAACGGCGGCATGACCAATTCATACCCGTAGCTGCGAGCGGTGTCGAGCAGGCCTCGACGCAATTCCTCGATGTGCCGAGCCTCGGAAGGCAATACATCGGCGATGTGATCCGGCAGGACCCAAGCAGACATGGAAAAATGGAGAGGCTGTTAAAAAGGCGATTCTACCGGCTATCGCAGCCAGCACCTATAAGCAGCGCCCGCAAGGCCTAGCCGGCACGCGAGTTATTGCAGCACCAGCAGCAGGAGCAGGCCAACTGCGATACCCAGCAAACCGAAGAAACGCAGCTGGCCGTCGCGCAGGGCCAGCATCTGGGTGAAAGCGCGGCGCCAGGCCGCAGGAAACAAAAAGGGGCCAAGCCCCTCGATCACCAGCACCAACGCCAGCGCCATCCACAACGAATCGGTCATGGATTCCATGGAAGGGGCTGGCGTGGGTGCATCACAAGGCCTCAGCGTGCGCTGCCGCTGCTGCGCATGGCCTTGAAGAAGTCGGACGATGGGTCGACCACCATCACGTCGCTCTTCTTGTTGAAGCTGGCCTTGTAGGCCTCCAGGCTGCGATAGAACTGCGCGAACTGGGGATCGCGGCCAAAGGCCTCGCCATAGACGCGGGCAGCCTCGGCATCGCCCTGGCCCTTGATGATCTGAGCATCGCGGTAGGCATTGGCAATGGTGATGTCACGCTGGCGATCGGCCTCGGCGCGAATTTTTTCACCCTCGGCCGCACCGGTGGAACGCAGCTCGTTGGCCACGCGCTTGCGCTCGGCCTCCATGCGGCGGTAGACCGACTCGGTGATGGTTTCGGCGTAGTCCACGCGGGTGATACGCACGTCCACGATGTCCACACCCCAGGGCTTGGCGCCGCTGACAGCCTCGGCCACTTCGCGCTTCACATCGGCCATCAAGGCCTCACGCTTGGAGGAGAGCAGCTCGCGCACGGTGCGGCGGTTGATCTCTTCCTGGAAGGCGTTGCGCACCACACGGTTGAGCTGCATGGCACCGGCCGACTCGTCCAAACCCACGTTGCGGATGTACTGCGAGGGCTCGGAGATGCGCCAGCGCACATACCAGTCGATGACCACGCGCTGCTTTTCTGCCGTCAGCATGGGCTCGGTGTCGGTGCTGTCCATGGTCAGCAGGCGCTTGTCGATGTAGCGCACGTTCTGGAACGGCGGCGGCATCTTCCAGTTCAGGCCGGGCTCGGTGATCACTTCCTTGATCTGCCCCAGGGCGTAGACCACACCGAACTGGCGCTGGTCCACCACAAAGAGCATGGAGCTCAGCAGGGCCAGCACCACCAGCAAAGAGGAGACAAAAAATCCTATGCGGTTCACGAATCGCTCCTAGCGGGACTCACGTTCACGCGAGCGGTTGGCATCGCGGGCACGGGGGTCAAGGGTAAGGGTGGACGGCGGGACGACCGAGGGCGTCGTGGCAGGTGCGGCAGCCGAGTCAGAGGCGGCAGCGCCAGTTGTCTGGCTCACGCCCTGCATGATTTTGTCCAGCGGCAAATACAGCAGGTTCGAGCCTTGGCGCGACTCCACCAGCACCTTGGTCACATTGCTGTAAACCTGTTGCATGGTCTCGGTGTAGAGGCGGTCACGGGTGGCCTGCGGCTCTTTCTTGTACTCGGTCAGCAAGGAGCTGAAGCGCTGGGCATCACCCTGGGCTTGGGCCGTCAGGCGAGCCTTGTAGGCCTCGGCTTCTTCCTTCAGGCGTGAAGCGGTACCGGAGGCACGCGGGATCACGTCGTTGGCGTAGGCCTGGGCTTCATTCTTGGCGCGCTCGCGCTCCTGACCCGCCTTGAGCACATCGTCAAACGCGGACTGCACCTGCTCGGGCGGGCGCACACCACCTTGCTGCAGATTGATGCCCACCACTTCCACGCCCACTTTGTAGCGGTCCAGAATGGTCTGCATCAGATCGCGCACGCGGGGAGCAATCTGGTCGCGCTCCTCGGCCAGGGCCGAGTCCATACGCATCTTGCCCACCACTTCACGCACGGCGGTTTCAGCCGCCTGCACCACGGCTTCCGCCGGGCTCTTGCTCTCGAACAGCCAGGCGCGCGCGTCTTTCAGGCGGTACTGCACGGCGAACTTGATTTCGACGATGTTCTCGTCTTCCGTCAGCATGGCCGATTCGCGCAGGCCCGTGCTCTTGATGATGGTGTCACGCCCCACATCCGCCGAGCGGATCTGCGAGACATACACCAGCTCGTGGTTTTGCACCGGGTAAGGCAGACGCCAGTTGAAGCCGGCCCCCACGGTGGAGTGGTATTTACCGAACTGGGTGATCACGGCCTGCTGGCCTTCTTGCACGATGAAAAAACCCGTTCCCAGCCAGATCAGCACCGCCACGCCGGCAATCAGGCCCACGCCCATGCCGGCATTTTTCATGTCGGGGGGCGTAGCGCCGCCATTGCGACCACCGGATGCACCGCCACCCGAAGGCGGCTTGCCGCCGAACAGGCCGGAGAGCTTGCGGTTGAAGTCCTTCCAGATCTCATCGAGGTCCGGAGGCTGACCACCGCTGTTGCGCGGATCACGGCCACGGGGCGGCTGCGCCGGCGGAGGTGGCTCGGGCCGGTCTTGCTCGGGACGGGGGGCATTGCCTTCGTCGGAGTTCCCCTCCCCTCCTCGGCCCCAACGGGGATCGTTCAGGTTGAACATTCCCCGCAGACGCTCTGGCAACACCGCCCAACGCGGGGTGCGATTCAAGAAATTCATGCGAAAAGTCTCAATTTTGAAAAGACACAGTTGTTCGGAAGCATTGTGCCCAAGCCGACGCCCTGGCGTTTACAAATCGGCAGCGCTGTCTGGGGTCATATCTTCCGGCACGGCTGCACGCGCCAGCACGGTATCGGCCAGCAACTGCCGCAAGGCAGGCAGGCCCTCACCCGAGCGGGCGCTCACGAATACCCGTGGCACCGCCACACTATCGACTTCGTAGCAGTCCAGGAGTTCCGCTGGACGTTGCCCAGGCTCCAACGCATCGAGCTTGTTGAACACCAGCACCTGCGGAATATCGTGGGCGGCAATCTCGGTCAGCACCTTGCGCACCTGCTCCATCTGCTCGGGGAAGGTGGGGTTGGACGCATCCACCACATGCAGCAGCAGATCTGCATCCACCGCCTCTTGCAGCGTGGCCTGAAAGGCATCCACCAAACCGTGCGGCAGGTCCCGGATGAAACCCACCGTGTCCGACAGGGACACCGAGGTGGCGGCCTCCGTCAAATACAACTGGCGCGTAGTGGTATCCAGCGTGGCAAACAGCTGGTCAGCCGCATAGGCGCGGGCCTTGACCAGGGCATTGAACAGCGTGGATTTGCCGGCGTTGGTATAGCCCACCAGGGAGATGTTGAACACATCCCGGCGTTCGCGCTGGCGGCGCTGGGTAGCACGCTGCTTCTTGACCTTTTGCAGCCGCTCCTTGGTGCGTTTGATGGCGTCCGCAATCATGCGACGGTCCAGCTCGATCTGCTTTTCACCGGGGCCGCCACGGCCACCGATACCGCCGGCCTGGCGCTCCAAGTGGGTCCAGCGACGCACCAAGCGGGTGGCGATGTACTGCAGCCGCGCCAGCTCCACCTGCAACTTGCCTTCATGGCTGCGGGCGCGTTGGGCAAAGATTTCGAGGATCAGCAGCGTGCGGTCGTTGACCGGCATCTCCAGGGCGCGCTCCAGATTGCGCTGCTGCGCAGGGCTGAGGGCCTGGTCGAACAAGACTTCTTTGGCGCCATGCATCTGGGCCAGCATGCGGATTTCATCCGCCTTGCCGCTGCCCACGAACAGCGCGGCATCCGGCACCTTGCGCTTGCAGACAAGACGCGCAACGGGATCCAGGCCAGCGGTCTGTGCCAGCAACCCCAACTCTTCCAGCTCTTGGTCGAAATGGGGCAGACCGAAGTCCACGCCCACCAGCACCACCGGTGCGGCAGCGGCTTGCGAGTGATCAGCCATGGATACCTCGCTGTGCAACAACCGTCACACCGCCCTGCGGCTGGCGCAGGGAGATGAACGAAAAAAACAAACTCAAGCGGCGGGAGCTTCGTTGGTGTCGGCAGTGGAGAAGTTCACAGCGCGACCGGGAACAATGGTGGAAATGGCGTGCTTGTACACCATCTGGGTGACCGTATTGCGCAGCAGCACCACGTATTGATCGAAGGACTCGATCTGGCCTTGCAGCTTGATGCCGTTGACCAAGTAAATGGACACTGGCACATGCTCACGGCGCAGTGCGTTCAGGAAAGGATCTTGCAGGAGTTGGCCTTTGTTGCTCACGATATTCTCCGTGTTCGGAAATGTTGTTGTAAACCTACACCTTAACACAGCCCTGCCATACCAACCCCATCCAGGGGTTGGCGGGCTGTTCTACGGTTAGCTGCCGCTCTTGTCGGCAAAAGGATTCTGGGAAGTCTTCATCTCGATGCGCAAGGGCGTTCCGACCAGGTTGAATTCCTTGCGGAATCGCCCTTCCAGAAAGCGCTTGTAGGCCTCGGTGACATGCTCCAGCGAGTTGCCATGGACCACGATCACCGGAGGGTTCATGCCGCCCTGGTGGGCGTAGCGCATCTTGGGGCGGTAGGCGCCCACTTTTTTCGGCGTCTGGTATTGCACGGCTTCGAGCAGCAGGCGGGTGAGCACCGGCGTCGGCATCTTGCAGGTCGCAGACTTGTGCGCCTGGGTCAGCGAAGCCCACAGCGGCCCCAGACCCTGGCGCTTTTGTGCCGAGATGAAGTGCAGCGGCGCAAACTTCAAAAAGGACAGACGCGTCTCGATGGAGCGCTCCAGCATCTGACGCTGGTAGTCGTCCACCGCATCCCATTTGTTGACGGCCACCACCACGGCGCGCCCGCTTTCCAGCACATAGCCGGCGATATGGGCGTCCTGGTCGGTCACGCCTTGCGTGGCATCGATCAGCAGCAGCACCACGTTGGCGTCTTCGATGGCCTGCAAGGTCTTGACCACCGAGAACTTCTCGATGGCCTCAAACACCTTGCCCTTGCGGCGCAGGCCGGCCGTGTCGATCAGCTCGAACTTCTGGCCGTTGCGCTCGAACGGCACCGAGATGGCGTCGCGCGTGGTGCCCGGCATGTCAAAGGCCACCAGGCGCTCTTCACCCAGCCAGGTGTTGATCAGCGTGGACTTGCCCACATTCGGGCGCCCTGCCACCGCCAGGCGGATGGGGGCTTTTTCCACATCATCCAGCGTCTCTTCTTCGGGATCGGGCAGCTTCAGCTGGCCCAGCGCCAGCTCCACCACACCGCGCACGCCCTGGCCGTGGGCAGCAGAAACGGCCTGCACACCACCCAGACCCAATTCATAGAATTCGGTCAGCTGGGCGCCTTCGAGCATGCCCTCGGCCTTGTTCGCCACCAGCATGGCAGGCTTGCCCAGGCGGCGCAGATAGCCTGCGATCTCATGGTCCTGTGCCGACACGCCGGCGCGGGCATCCACGATGAAGAGCACCACATCCGCCTCGGCCACGGCCTGGCGCGTCTGCTTGGCCATCTCTTTGAAGATGCCCTTGGATGCATCGGGCTCAAAGCCGCCCGTGTCGATCACGATGTACTCGTGCTTGCCCTGCTTTCCCTGGCCATAGTGGCGGTCACGCGTCAGGCCGGCAAAGTCGGCCACGATCGCATCCCGCGACTTGGTCATGCGGTTAAACAAGGTTGATTTGCCCACATTGGGCCGCCCGACGAGGGCAATTACTGGCTTCATTCCGAAGAAAACCTGTCAATCCGGCCGGAAGCCGTAAACGCCGCCCTTGCGCGTCACGACCACCAGCGTATCCGCGGCCACCACCGGTGCGGCAGCCACGCCCGATCCATCTGTTTGGAGGCGATTGAGGTGCGAGCCATCCTGCTTGGACAGCACATGCACCGTGCCCGTGTCTTCGCCAAGGATGACAGAACGCCCCAACAGCAGCGGCGCCGTCAGGCGACGGTGCTGCAAGCGCTCCACCGACCACAGCTTTTTGCCGTCGGCAAAATTCCAGGCCTGCACCACGCCGTTGCTTTCTGCACCGGCCAGCAATTCTGCATCGCCTGCAACACCCACAGAACCTCTGGCAGTTTGCGTCCACAGCACCTGGCCGCGGGCGGCGTCCACGCAGCCCACGCTGGACTGAAAGGCGCGCATGCACAGCACATTGCCCTGCGTGGTCGTGGGGCCCAACAGGTCCACCATGCGCTCCACGTCATTGGTGCCGCGCGAGCTGGCCATGGGCGCTTCCCACAGCACCGAGCCGTTGTCCGGCTGGTAGGCCACCAGGCGGCCGGCCATGCCGGCGAGCAAGGTGTTGCCATGGGCCTGCAGCACGCCAGGCTGGCGCAGCACCAGGGGCTCGCCCGAGCGCTGCTGCGACCACAGCAACTGACCGTTGCGCGCATCAAAAGCCGACAGCGTGCGGTCTGCCGCCACCACGAACACGCGGGCACCAGCCACCAGCGGGGCGGTGTAGGCGCCTGCAGAAAGGCGTTTGCGCCATGCGGCCTTGCCGTCGATGATGCCCACCAGCTCATTGGTCTTGGTGACCACGGCCGTGGTCACGCCATCGCTGCCCATGCCCGCCACCAGGGGCTTGCCCACGGTAGCACGCCAGACATCCTGGCCGTTGCGGGCATTGATGGCTGCCACGGTGCCCTCATCGGCTGCCACGTAGACAGTGTCACCCAGCACATGCACGCTCAGGCTCATGTCCTTGATGGCGCCCACGCGGGCCGTCCAGGCCTGGCGAATGTCCAGCTTGACCACATTCGGCCCCAGATCCAGTGGCTGGGGCTTGCTGCTGCCAAACCAGGCGCAGCCACCCAAGGCCGTCACCATGGCAGCAGCGGCGCACCAGCGGCCCACTGTCCAACCCATTTCCGCGCCTTGCGCGCGCTGTGCCCGAATCTTCACTTTGCGGTCTCCGTGCCGCCGGCGGCGGTCGTGGTTGCAGTTGTCACGCCCAAGGCATTGAGCTTGAACTCCACCAGGCGGCGATAGTCCACCTGCTTGTCCAATGCCTGGTAGGCGCGCTGGTAGGCCTGCACGGCTTCTTCGGCCTTGCCCTGCAGCTGCAGCACGTCACCCTGGCGGTCGGCCACGGCACCGGCAAACTCGGCAGGAAAGCTTCCTGCCAGCAGGCGGCTGGCGCCGTCCAAATCCTTTTGCTCCATCAGCACCGCAGCCTGGCGCAGCTGCGCCACGGCCTTGAGGCCGGCATCGCCGGCATGCTCGACCACCCAGGTCAGCGAGGCCTTGGCGGCGTCCAGCTGGCCGGCATCGGCCTGGGCCTTGGCGGCTGCCAGCGCGGCCTGGCCGGCTTGCTCGGTGCTGCCGTACTTGCTTTGAATGTCTGCCAGCGACTGGGTGATGCGGCCTTCATCCTTGGCCTCCACGGCGGCCTGCACGGCATCGGCCAGGGCCGAGGCCTGCACGGCCTGGCGCTGCTGCCAGTACTGCCAGCCATTCCAGGCGGCAAAACCACCAAAAACCACCACCAGCACGGCTGTGATGGGAGTGCCCCAGCGGCTCCAGAAATGCTTGATCTGGTCGATCTGTTCTTGTTCTTCGAGGTCGAGATGCGTTGCCATGACGGTTCCGTGCTATCAGGTTAAGCGTTCGATTGTAGGGTGCCCGCCCATTGCGCCACTTCGGCCAGGGATTGCTGCTGCTGCCGACCTTCGCCGTCGCGCAGCGACTTCACGGTCACCTGGCCCTGGGCCAGCTCATCGGCGCCAAAGATCAAAGCAAAACGCGCGCCCGATCCGTCGGCCTTTTTGAACTGCGACTTCATGGAGCCCATGCCTTCGGCACCGGCCGTGTGCATTTGTGCCCGCACACCGGCCTCACGCAGCTGCGTGAGGGTGCGCAACACCACCGGCATGGCGGCCACATCGGGGACGATGGCGTACACATCCAGCTCGGGCTCGGGGATGGGCGTGCCCAGCTCCTTGACCAGCTCCAGCACACGCTCCACACCCAGGGCCCAGCCCACGGCGGGTGCGGGCTTGCCGCCCACTTGCTCAATCAGGTAGTCGTAGCGGCCACCGGCGCAGATGGTGCCTTGCGAGCCCAGCAGATCGGTGACGAACTCGAACACCGACAGGTTGTAATAGTCCAGGCCACGCACCAGGCGGGGGTTGACCGACCAGGGCACGCCGTTGGCATCCAGAATGGCCTTCAGACCGTCGAAGTGGGCCAGCGAGGCCTCGCCCAGATAGTCCAGCAGCTTGGGCGCTGCATTCACCATGTCCTGCATGGCGGGGTTTTTGGTGTCCAGCACGCGCAAGGGGTTGGTGTACATGCGGCGCTTGGCTTCCTCGTCCAGCACATCGGTGTGCTGCTCCAGGTAGGCAATCAGCGCTGCGCGGTGGGCCTGGCGCTCTTCGGGCTGGCCCAGGCTGTTGATTTCCAGGCGCCACTGCGTGAGACCCAGGCGCTTCCACAGCGCCACGGCCAGCAAAATCAGCTCGGCATCCACATCGGGGCCGGCAAAGCCCAGGGCTTCGGCGCCGATCTGGTGGAACTGGCGGTAGCGGCCGCGCTGCGGACGCTCGTGGCGAAACATGGGGCCCATGTACCACATGCGCTTGCCGCCGTCATACAGCAGATTGTTCTCGATGGTGGCGCGCACCAGGCTGGCCGTGCCTTCGGGGCGCAGTGTCAGGCGCTCGCCGTTGAGCTTGTCTTCAA comes from Comamonas sp. GB3 AK4-5 and encodes:
- a CDS encoding DUF2065 domain-containing protein: MTDSLWMALALVLVIEGLGPFLFPAAWRRAFTQMLALRDGQLRFFGLLGIAVGLLLLLVLQ
- a CDS encoding phosphoribosyltransferase, translated to MLTEDGKHLYVSYDEYHGLIEKLAIKIHQSAWEFDTILCLARGGLRPGDILSRIFDKPLAIMSTSSYRAEAGTVRGHLDIGRFIATPKGEIAGRVLLVDDLADSGVTLNAVVKMLKDNYPPITELRTAVVWTKGLSTFHADYSVEDLPTNPWIHQPFENYDNLTPAKLLEKWKV
- a CDS encoding adenylosuccinate synthase, with product MKASKGRNVVVVGTQWGDEGKGKLVDWLTESAQGVVRFQGGHNAGHTLVINGVKTALHLIPSGIMRPGVKCYIGNGVVLAAGKLFEEIEGLEKAGVQVRNRLRVSEACPLILPFHQALDLAREAAREQGGVQKIGTTGKGIGPAYEDKIARRALRVQDLKHPERFATKLRELLNLHNHILVNVLGSQKLEFPAALAPYMQNGEVQFDVVYEEAMRHAELLKPMIADVSRELNDAHAQGSNLLFEGAQGTLLDVDHGTYPYVTSSNCVAGNAAAGAGVGPGMLHYVLGITKAYCTRVGGGPFPTELEWEKEGTPGYVMSTVGAEKGVTTGRSRRCGWFDAALLKRSAQINGLSGLCITKLDVLDGIEELQLCVGYELDGEKIDLLPLGADDIERCKPIYESIPGWTDSTVGVTDYDKLPVNARRYLDRIQEVTGVPIAMVSTSPDRDHTILMHNPYSAA
- a CDS encoding ATP phosphoribosyltransferase regulatory subunit; this translates as MSAWVLPDHIADVLPSEARHIEELRRGLLDTARSYGYELVMPPLLEYLESLLTGSGEAVSLQTFKLVDQLSGRTLGLRADTTQQVARIDAHLLNRQGVTRLCYCGPVLHTTPDRPRATREPLQFGAEIYGHAGPEADLEALQLALACLHSAQVGHFILDLADVRIVRSLLAGVLVDPSVLQRVYTALAAKDAASLAAITRSFPQASREGLQALLQLYGDVSVLDEAEKVLARVPGTQHVLQHLKWFAAQLPQSVQVTVDLADMRGYDYYSGTRYAVYAPGASDALVRGGRYDEVGAVFGRNRPAAGFSLDVKQLVAVVPNRPLKAAVRAPWGASDASQAQAIAALRAQGETVVCVLPGHGSEVDEFHCDRELVLRAGQWVVQAI
- the hflC gene encoding protease modulator HflC, whose product is MNRIGFFVSSLLVVLALLSSMLFVVDQRQFGVVYALGQIKEVITEPGLNWKMPPPFQNVRYIDKRLLTMDSTDTEPMLTAEKQRVVIDWYVRWRISEPSQYIRNVGLDESAGAMQLNRVVRNAFQEEINRRTVRELLSSKREALMADVKREVAEAVSGAKPWGVDIVDVRITRVDYAETITESVYRRMEAERKRVANELRSTGAAEGEKIRAEADRQRDITIANAYRDAQIIKGQGDAEAARVYGEAFGRDPQFAQFYRSLEAYKASFNKKSDVMVVDPSSDFFKAMRSSGSAR
- the hflK gene encoding FtsH protease activity modulator HflK, which produces MNFLNRTPRWAVLPERLRGMFNLNDPRWGRGGEGNSDEGNAPRPEQDRPEPPPPAQPPRGRDPRNSGGQPPDLDEIWKDFNRKLSGLFGGKPPSGGGASGGRNGGATPPDMKNAGMGVGLIAGVAVLIWLGTGFFIVQEGQQAVITQFGKYHSTVGAGFNWRLPYPVQNHELVYVSQIRSADVGRDTIIKSTGLRESAMLTEDENIVEIKFAVQYRLKDARAWLFESKSPAEAVVQAAETAVREVVGKMRMDSALAEERDQIAPRVRDLMQTILDRYKVGVEVVGINLQQGGVRPPEQVQSAFDDVLKAGQERERAKNEAQAYANDVIPRASGTASRLKEEAEAYKARLTAQAQGDAQRFSSLLTEYKKEPQATRDRLYTETMQQVYSNVTKVLVESRQGSNLLYLPLDKIMQGVSQTTGAAASDSAAAPATTPSVVPPSTLTLDPRARDANRSRERESR
- a CDS encoding YncE family protein, whose protein sequence is MVVSRSKRQSLSWLLGAISSPALAALPGAAATGAAGTPASAPAAAAGAKLPPVFVLNSLDATISVIDPNTWAETARLPTGKEPHHLYLTPDEKSIIVANATGDSLTFVDPRTAAIQRTVRDIVDPYHLRFSPDMKWFVTAANRLNHVDIYRWDGSNPQLVQRISTGKTPSHLWIDAKSTTIYSTMQDSDELVAIDIATQKLLWRVPTGTMPADLYGSPDGKFIFIGLTGSDGVEVFSITPGAAATPAKRVGQIPTGKGAHAFRALGDSRHLLVSNRVANTISKIDMLSHTVADNYPAPGGPDCMDVTTDRRYIYLSSRWARKLSVIDMVEKKVVRQVKVGKSPHGVWTLAHSPR